The genomic region CCCGGTAACTACTGTTAATAGTAGCTACCATGGTACTGACTTCACAGAAAAGGTAAACATGACTGCATCGTCAACGAAGACACCAGCCGTGACAAAGATGACGTCTGTCATGACGGGATCAACGTTCTTTACTGGAGTTACTGGTGGCATCAATGGCACCAATATGACTAGTGGGAACAATGGGACGAATGAAACTGAGACAGACGTGTACATTGAGGAGCCTTGCATAGCCATGCTCAGTTTTGGACTTTGGTTCGATAAAATCTGCTCAGAGCTTCTTCCTTATATCTGCTATGAAGGTAGGGGGAtggttttaaaaaaaatacaaatgtttctAATTTACTGTGATGTTCCCTTGAAGTGGACTGAGATGTTGATGTTTGGGGTGCATAACTTACTGATAAACATATTGATGTGTTTTCTTTGACTTGcaacccccctctttctctttccccctcaccCCAACCCACCCCAATCAACAACCGCACCTCACCTGTGTATGTAGACCGTTTCTACGGTAATGCCACCATGAGCAACAAGACACTACACAGCGCGACTCTGAGCTGGACCCGTGGGCCTGGTGACATCAGCGGATACAGGATGGAGGTCAAGTCCACTGACTACAACCTGACCCTAAACCACAGCAGTCTGAACCAGACCTATGACCTTTCCAACCTCACCGCCGGAACCCAGTACAGAGTCCAGGTGTTCCCCATTAAGTGTGGAAGAGACCTCAACCCACAGAACGTCTCCTTCTACACCAGTGAATATGGGGAATACCACTAGTAGCAAATGTTCATGTTGAATAGGGCCACTACAGCTGCTGTTGTTGCTACTGTTCCACTACTTCTAATACTAGTAGTTGTAGAGATCCTAGACAGATATATTTGTGTACCGGTAGATATTTATTATGATATTACTGTAACAATATGAATACATCGATATCAATGATGACGATTATGCTAACTACTGATCATGAATTCTCTCTCAGAGCCTGGCGTGATCCAAAAACTCAATGTCGCCAATGTCTCAGAAACAAGCATCTTCCTGACCTGGTTCGCTCCTGAGGGCAACAGTGACTTGTACAACATTCAGGTGAGGGGTGAACCCGACCTGAAAATGACCACACGCATAGAGAGCGCCCTGGTCAAAGGCCTGATACCAGGAGGGTTCTACACGTTTGAGGTCAATGCCGAGGTGGAGGACAAGTCCATCGAGGGAGATCGGATGGATATCCCCTCCTACACCAGTGAGTCAGAGCACCGTTGTTGTTTTTCCTATGCAAATGTTTAACTTGTTTTCCTAGAGGAACGTTTCCATAGGGGAAACTGTAAATAATAAGACATTCTGTTTCAAATTCCATTTTAATTTCATTCCATTGAGAAAGTTAAtgtaatttgatttgaaaaggtcagttttatacatttatatttgcagttaagaatttgttcttaactgacttgcctagttaaataaaataaaaatgttcagtGCAGCTCACACACTgatctctcctttccccttcagAACCAGGAATGGTGTCAAACTTAAAGCCGTCTGCTCTTACTAATGACAGTGTCCAATTCCAATGGGAACAGCCGACAGGTAACACCTCTGGGTACAGAGCGCACGCCTGGAGAGAAGGAAACAACGGGTATGTAGGCTGCTATAGAAACATCAAGTATGTAGGCTGCTATAGAAATGTTATCAAGTATGTTGGCTGCTATAGAAACGTTATCAAGTATATAGGCTGCTATAGAAATGTTACCAAGTATGTAGGTTACTATAGAAATGTTATCAAGTATGTAGGCTGCTATAGAAACGTTACCAAGTATGTAGGCTCCTATAGAAAGTTACCAAGTATGTGAGCTACTATAGAACGTTAACAAATATGTAGGCTACTATAGAATGTTACCAAGCATGTTGTTTACTATAGACATATTATCAAGTATGTAGGCTGGAACTCAGGACTCCCTTGAAAACAGTGGCAATTGTTACTGGGTGCAGTATCCTGGCTAACTAAATAAAATGAATGAATGAGGAGACTATAGAAACTGTATCCAGTATTTTTGGCCGCTATAGAACGTTAACAAGTCGTAGCTAAAAACAAACGGCAAATAAAATGATTGGTCACATgcgcatggttagcagatgttattgcaagtgtagcaAACTGCTTctcgtgcttctagttccgacagtgcagcaataaaTAACATGTCATCTAAAAATTCCAcagcaactacctaatacacacaactctaagTAAAGGAATAGAATAAGAATACGTACataaacacagcaaaaaaagaaacgtcgactgcgttttattttcagcaaacttcacatgtaaatatttgtatgaacataacaagattcaacaactgagacataaactaaacaagttccacagacgtgtaagattagtggaatctgagtagctggacaggtaggatgactgacggtgaacaggtggtcacggGTGGGTGAGGAATGGgtgagactgaggcaggaattcctttaaccataaagtggtatatttactgggTAGTGTGGATTCATGGATGCACAGAACTTCTGGATTAAACAGAGTTATGGAAGTGAAAGCAGCGAGATCAGGCCATGGCAGtttcctccttttatggagttgagatctgtcggACATTTCCACCTGACGTAATTAAAGCGCCCCTAGCCCAGCTGAGCAAGTGGCCATGAATTAAATTATTcttccaccaactccatgggccttttctacaatgtgactaacagaaatggaataatgtgtccctgaagaagggggggtcaaaatcaaaagtaacaaatttgccagttcttgctgtgagatgttaccccactcttccaccaaggcacctgcaagttcccggacatttctggagagaatggccctagccctcatcctccaatccaacaggtcccagacgtgctcaatgggattgagatccggggctcttcgctggccttggcagtacactgacattcctgtcatgcaggaaatcatgcacagaacgagcagtatagctGATGGCATTGCCATACTGgagtgtcatgtcaggatgagcctgcaggaagggtaccacatgagggaggaggaagtcttccctgtaacgcacagcaacaagctcagtccattGAGCACGTTAACGCgcacaacaagctcagtccaatgatgctgtgacacatcgccccagaccatAATGGACCcgccacctccaaatcaatcccgctccagagtacaggcctcggtgtaacgctcattccttcgatgataaatgcgaatctgacccatcacccctggtgagacaaaaccgcaacttgtcagtgaagagcacattttgccagttctgtctggtccagtgacggtgggtttgtgcccataggcaacgttgttgccggtgatgtctgatgaGGACCTGCCTAACAACCGGCCTACAAGACCtgagtccagcctctctcagcctattgcggacagtctgagcactgatggagggatagtGCGTTCTTGatgtaactctggcagttgttgttgccatcctgtacctgtcccgcaggtgtgatgttcggatgtaccgatcctgtgcaggtgttgttacacgtggtctgccactgcgaggacggtcagctgtccatcctgtctccctgtagctctgtcttaggcgtctcacagtacggatattgaaatgtattgccctggccacatctccagtcctcatgcctccttgcagtatgcctaaggcacattcacacagataaGCAaggaccctggacatctttcttttggtgtttttcagagtcagtagaaaggcctctttagtgtactaagttttcataactgtgaccttaattgcctaccgtctgtaagctgttagtgtcttaacgaccgttccccaggtgcatgttcattcatgcgtgtagggggcagaattttcattTTTGGCCAAAATGCGTACCCAttttaaactgcctatttctcagccccagaaactagaatatgcatatattgtcagattaggatagaaaacactctaaagtttccaaaactgtaaaaaaatattgtctgtgagtataacagaactgatattgcaggcgaaaacctgaggaaaatccaatcaggaagtgtctcttattttgaaacctctctgttcctatgcatgcctatcctccatttaaagggatatcaaccagattcctttttctgtggcttctctaaggtgtcaacagtctagacatagtttcaggcttttattttaaaaaactgagcgtgaaagatcacattgcgtaagtggataggtgggggctctcagagtgagttttgcgctacagagtaaagcggccattgtttctcccggtGTTATTGAAAAATCTACacacccggttgatatattatcgaatatatattttaaaaacaacctgaggattgattataaaaaatgtttgacatgtttctgtggacattatggatattatttggaatatacgtctgcgttgtcgtgaccgctctttcctctggatttctgaacataaagcgacaaacaaacggaggtattttgggtataaaaataatctttatggaacaaaaggaacatttgttgtgtaactgggagtctcgtgattGAAAAagtccgaagatcatcaaaggtaaacgattaatttgattgcttttctgattttcgtgacctagaTACTTAATGCTTggtgtacataatgttatgtcatgctatcgataaacttacacaaacgcttggattgcttttgctgtaaagcataatttcaaaatctgagacgacaggtggattaacaaaaggctaagctgtgttttgcctatattgcacttgtgatttcatgaataagaatattttttaataatattatttgactgtggcgctatgctattcagaaaataatcccgctaacgggatgggtagcATCAAGaagttcattaattgtttatgattcattgaacaagcatgggaaacagagtttaaaccctttacaatgaagatctgtgaagttatttggatttttacaaattatctttgaaagacagggtcttggAAAAAGGGATCTTTCATTTTTTGCTGAGTACAGAAATAAAttgatgagcaatgacagagcggcataggcaagatgcaatagatggtataaaatacagtgtgtgtgtgtgtgtgtatgtgtgtgtatatatatatatatatatatattagatgagtaatgcaagatatgtaaacattaaagtgactagtgatccatttattaaagtggctaaagatttaagtctgtatgtaggcagcagcctctctgatttagttatggctgtttaacagtctgatggccttgagacagaagctgtttttcagactctcGGGTCCCAGCTTTGCCATTTGACTTTCTACTGCTAATTCTTTCATAAATAAACAGACCCAACTGTTGCATCATGGGAACAGTCAGAACATGCATGTAAAAATGGCATGtgaattcacatagaaatgtaatGTATAGAACACACTCCATTACCCTGCTTTATGGAACAGAGAACAGACTCTGAACTACAGTGTATGACAAGGACGCATGTGAACAGGACTGACACAAGGCCATTGTTTATTTTGAGTATAGAACGGTTGACATATTCATGCTGGAACTGACATACACGAATCTGACGGTGGGGAATCAGTCGCCAGGTGACAAGATCTGGCTGAGCGTTGTGGCACTGGTGCCCGACAGATCGGTTGAGGGAGAACCCAGCAAAGTGATTGGCCGCACCAGTGAGTATGGACAGATGATAATGGTGTAAGGTGAAATTACCCCTGGGGACACTGATCgggggtcagtttagcattttccccactaatggttaaggttggggAGGCGAAGCTGATCCTAGACCACGATAATGAGGCATTAGTTCATTGAGAGGGTGGTTGATTGGGTAGTGGATTTATTTGGTGGTTGATTGGTAAGGTGGATAGTATTTTTGTGAATGGTGTATAATAACTGAATATTATTATAGCAATAGCCTAATCATTTCACACTACCATTATTATTCTCAATTTGTCACTTTTATATCTTTCTCTTGTCTCACATTCATCCTTCTTTCCCTTTCTCCCCCATAGCTCCAGGTGAAGTTACAAACTTACGGCTGAACATTACTGAGGACATCATCATAGTGTACTGGACACCTCCTCAGGGAAACTACGAGACATTCAGTGTTCAGCTCAAGCTAAACGCTTCTAACAAGGAAGTGGAAACAGAGAATACAACTAACAGTCAACTCTCATTCACCAACCTAAAGGCAGGAGCTGAATATTTAGTGACAGTCACCACTCTGAATGGGTATCTCAAGAGTTACCCAATTTCCACTGCAGATTTCACTCGTGAGTTACTAGTAGATCTTTCTCTCTTTGAATAGATGGACACATTCCATCAATATTGATACATAGCAGTAGTATAAAAATACAAGAAAGACATTTAGACTTTTTATTGTTGACATCTAGTCAATATTATTCTTACAATGTACAGTACAGTGTCAAAGGGCAACAAGCTGATGTGAATTTCAAAAGCTTTTGACCTTTGAGAGGTTTTGCACTTTGAAATGAATGATTTTCCCTTCTACTTTTAagtcactcctctctctatcgttcttccctgtctccttcccttagTTCCTCTCCCACCGCAATCAGCCCAAATCGATTTCTTCAATAAGAGTCATGTCACCCTGTCATGGAAAGCCCCCGGGGCATCCCAAGGTGTACAAATAATGTACCTGGTGAAATACATAACTGAATTCTGGAATGATACGCAGACGTACGAGACACACGCAACCAACTATACATTTCATGAGTTGCATGCTGGGACCAATTACACCTTCGAAGTACGAGTGAAGGCGGGAGCCCAGGAAAGCCAGCCCGTCCAAACATCACAGACCACGAGTAAATTACTCACCACATCAGACATATTTACATGTTGTTGAAATATCTTGCTTACATATCTAATAATGATCGGTGACAATGTTTGTTGTGGGTGACCTTTCTTCATCACTCCCTTACATTACATCTTAACTCACATGgatctctctcgctcgctccctctttcctttctcttcccccctctctctgccaggTGCTACGGTGAGAGTTCGAACTATGACTATGGCGTGTTCCTCCAGCGAACCGTCCATCTGTGAGGATAGCGGCACACGGACAGAGGTCCTGCAAAATGTGAGGTCATCACAACATCCTCCAATCACAGTACATTCATCCCCACATCTTCCAATTACATTACGTTCATCACCACATCCTCCAATCACATGACATGTATAGTGTAGTCATTTTTAGCAGCTGCTCCTATCCAGAGCCACATACAATGAATTGGTAAAACAACCACATAGCAGGATAATTGCAAGAAAAATATTTTTGTAAAAAGCTGCAATGAGCAACAGTAGTTAGTGAGAATATAGAGAAAAATACGTAAAGAAGTTCAGTGTCAGATGTTTTCCTCCATCACATACAGAATAAATCAAAAGGAATATATTGTCTTACATGTTGAATACAAAACAAGTTTTTGTTCTGTATTTTTATGTCTGTACTTTTTTGTTACAGTTGATTAGCCATTTCCGCAAGTGGTTCAGCAAG from Oncorhynchus kisutch isolate 150728-3 linkage group LG9, Okis_V2, whole genome shotgun sequence harbors:
- the LOC109897085 gene encoding receptor-type tyrosine-protein phosphatase eta encodes the protein MGRIQHLILWAVLVVCCVAERQYFFQSNSSTWEQARLHCQVCYKEMVSLTPENIQQLAQNLTSSYWIGLRKTMNNVSFPWSRWSNGNPLAFQNWYPGRPILSKPKNPVNIFNNYYSILPNYCGCCCTNNSNSTSVPPVTTVNSSYHGTDFTEKVNMTASSTKTPAVTKMTSVMTGSTFFTGVTGGINGTNMTSGNNGTNETETDVYIEEPCIAMLSFGLWFDKICSELLPYICYEDRFYGNATMSNKTLHSATLSWTRGPGDISGYRMEVKSTDYNLTLNHSSLNQTYDLSNLTAGTQYRVQVFPIKCGRDLNPQNVSFYTKPGVIQKLNVANVSETSIFLTWFAPEGNSDLYNIQVRGEPDLKMTTRIESALVKGLIPGGFYTFEVNAEVEDKSIEGDRMDIPSYTKPGMVSNLKPSALTNDSVQFQWEQPTGNTSGYRAHAWREGNNGTVDIFMLELTYTNLTVGNQSPGDKIWLSVVALVPDRSVEGEPSKVIGRTTPGEVTNLRLNITEDIIIVYWTPPQGNYETFSVQLKLNASNKEVETENTTNSQLSFTNLKAGAEYLVTVTTLNGYLKSYPISTADFTLPLPPQSAQIDFFNKSHVTLSWKAPGASQGVQIMYLVKYITEFWNDTQTYETHATNYTFHELHAGTNYTFEVRVKAGAQESQPVQTSQTTSATVRVRTMTMACSSSEPSICEDSGTRTEVLQNLISHFRKWFSKMENETLVDKVFWELEWRGA